One Engystomops pustulosus chromosome 11, aEngPut4.maternal, whole genome shotgun sequence DNA window includes the following coding sequences:
- the LOC140105428 gene encoding uncharacterized protein: MSEKDSVSSQYIPAVLRALGTLALAAATVVAIKWIISRVEKEEDKDSKLQCTQQDPTEERQSSEDNPIGDEETLGNDKKEPQVSDVQEMAILAFLRGPVKSSLDTSYANIVPNTEDGECPTDHQRLLGDITPVFCELNNMTEPQNILHDSDGANVSISGLPTAFMDDKTNNAQNEKVPYERSQEQQLDIGTSSCFGECTDVMNEKHQLIGDGKTVSEICPEQKTVNEVLDKDVFNMDIFGMIVNYNCDRNYANHTQPNDEDNDDTSHSIDVNSREDNTKGHVCKGENPVNTCLSDLSESQESVPFIKTYDPPAHEVLTRSHNTKQKTICTTFDTQDVQTFNVIHQTNQTTITISNKDNGLPNIMCRHNSQGEKFNNVHNNHISCTHQTSLEHMTCVTSDDMQTNQNFTFSRMRFAPASVESSEEKMSFESNILYPNEKHCNETVRDVQISGGSQNQMELLDLPEACKMDKWKFNTISNHVLQWKTTAVYNSTEYIDQRSPLDLHAPESSISSSLEKVEGQINHDGTDSLLTENLLSVCTEREYNNLDAGMNYPSECCTSHNITHDDHAPIIMTRNILHDPFSLNENQVKTTKLTVIAKAESQSIKSITTGQHTEVIHNWHKHNANFLTVDKEEFCTVISNGYFSRYQKQVGTNNSSCTSENYKPEVCNGTNQQSAISKPLPNVSQNPLMITEEASSSIPLSSDDDHTSSVMIDMSLSQLNNQQIIHSSKKDPNLSIENFTVGIEKTSDPLCPLILGHDNLVERMEQASDPLLSSTVILGHDKLVGKMEQASDHLWPSPVILGHDNLEGRMEHAPDTLWSSPVILGHDNLVGKMEQASDHLWSLPVIIGDDNLVGMMGQTSDPLWSSPVILGPDNLENTDLSFSDTFSEQEENDKSSQSEDHEGQDTVFSDDQPFSRKKIMSTIAETPEYQSVFTSERKMPLVTKSCDNIYSGPSCHESALKTKARSMLCLLTEYYSTKLHSLENGPLEEVARGCFFRIPKGFQNIREGVRFQLTLGNCLELLKLARKNCVPELLKAVYTLISDNYLNVLKNSAIYGQLTGLEREKILQLRMRGKLSLCFIEIESIFGLNKNISRSDVMHSDEPKNHIYSLDMESNQWKRVSNIPEEACLKGCSICSMHNYLFIAGGIQKSTNGSSCSNKLFCYNPLTDIWTQLTPMNQARSQLKLVPLDGYLYAIGGECLHTMERYDPRSNKWIFVASLPKGSFAVAHEAVACGGEIYISGGHLFYRLLKYIPVRDEWVECPFNASKGRSCDMVAVGHILYRFDMHKDSTVHIFKYNTAAKVWSEYTATFPKSKVPFRCAVLDSTIYCINRETTARFSMEEEKAVFESTMFSRVPTKGLSFPCPVVLCLQGSLSQTSV; this comes from the coding sequence ATGAGCGAAAAAGATTCTGTATCCAGCCAGTATATCCCTGCTGTACTTCGTGCCCTGGGGACATTGGCTCTGGCAGCTGCCACAGTTGTAGCCATCAAATGGATTATTTCCCGTGTGGAAAAGGAAGAGGATAAGGATTCAAAGTTACAGTGCACCCAACAAGATCCAACTGAAGAAAGACAATCCTCGGAGGACAATCCTATAGGAGATGAAGAAACACTGGGAAATGATAAAAAGGAACCTCAGGTCAGTGATGTACAAGAAATGGCAATTTTAGCATTTTTACGTGGACCGGTGAAAAGTTCACTAGACACATCCTATGCAAATATTGTTCCTAATACAGAGGATGGTGAATGTCCGACAGATCATCAAAGACTTTTAGGTGATATAACACCAGTTTTCTGCGAACTCAACAACATGACAGAACCCCAGAATATTCTGCATGACTCAGATGGAGCAAATGTCAGTATTTCAGGATTACCTACTGCTTTTATGGATGATAAAACAAATAATGCACAGAACGAAAAGGTACCCTATGAAAGATCACAGGAACAGCAGCTTGATATTGGAACCAGTTCATGTTTTGGTGAGTGCACTGATGTAATGAATGAAAAGCACCAGCTTATTGGTGATGGCAAGACAGTGTCTGAGATATGTCCAGAGCAGAAGACTGTAAATGAGGTTTTGGATAAAGATGTATTTAATATGGATATCTTTGGTATGATTGTAAATTATAATTGTGATAGGAACTATGCAAATCATACCCAACCCAATGATGAGGATAATGATGACACATCTCATTCAATTGATGTAAACAGTAGAGAAGACAATACCAAGGGACATGTCTGTAAAGGAGAAAATCCTGTGAATACATGTCTCTCAGACCTTTCTGAATCACAGGAGAGTGTGCCATTCATAAAGACTTATGATCCTCCTGCTCATGAAGTTCTTACAAGATCTCATAATACCAAACAGAAGACTATCTGTACAACATTCGACACGCAGGATGTCCAAACTTTCAATGTAATACACCAGACAAATCAGACCACCATAACTATATCCAATAAAGACAATGGATTACCAAATATAATGTGCAGGCACAACTCCCAAGGTGAAAAATTCAATAATGTGCATAATAATCATATTTCCTGCACACATCAAACAAGCTTGGAGCACATGACCTGTGTGACTTCTGACGACATGCAAACAAACCAAAActttacattttccaggatgagattTGCACCAGCTTCTGTAGAGAGTTCTGAAGAGAAAATGTCTTTTGAAAGCAACATCCTGTATCCTAATGAAAAACATTGCAATGAGACTGTAAGAGATGTGCAGATTTCTGGTGGTTCCCAAAATCAGATGGAATTGCTAGACTTACCTGAGGCATGTAAAATGGATAAATGGAAATTCAACACAATTTCGAATCATGTACTTCAATGGAAAACTACAGCTGTATACAATTCTACGGAATATATTGACCAAAGGTCCCCACTGGATCTTCATGCACCTGAAAGTTCAATTTCTTCATCTTTAGAAAAGGTTGAAGGCCAAATTAACCATGATGGCACAGATTCTCTATTAACTGAAAACCTACTATCTGTTTGTACAGAAAGAGAATATAATAATTTGGATGCTGGTATGAACTATCCCTCTGAATgttgtacatcacacaatataacaCATGATGACCATGCACCAATCATAATGACAAGGAATATCTTACATGATCCCTTCTCTTTAAACGAGAACCAAGTTAAAACAACCAAGTTAACAGTGATTGCCAAGGCTGAAAGTCAAAGTATCAAATCAATAACAACAGGACAACACACTGAGGTTATCCACAACTGGCATAAACATAATGCTAACTTCCTAACTGTGGACAAAGAGGAATTCTGTACAGTCATCTCTAATGGATATTTCAGTAGGTATCAGAAACAAGTAGGCACCAACAATTCTAGTTGTACTTCTGAGAACTATAAGCCAGAAGTTTGCAATGGCACAAATCAACAGTCAGCCATTTCTAAACCCTTGCCAAACGTTTCACAGAACCCTCTGATGATTACAGAGGAAGCCTCATCTTCTATCCCGTTGTCCTCTGATGACGATCACACTTCAAGTGTTATGATAGACATGTCTTTGAGTCAACTAAACAATCAACAAATAATACATTCATCAAAGAAGGACCCAAATCTGTCCATAGAAAATTTTACTGTAGGCATTGAAAAAACATCTGACCCCTTGTGTCCTTTAATTCTTGGGCATGATAATCTTGTAGAAAGGATGGAGCAAGCATCTGATCCCTTGTTGTCCTCAACTGTAATTCTTGGACACGATAAACTTGTAGGAAAGATGGAACAAGCATCTGATCACTTGTGGCCTTCACCTGTAATTCTTGGACATGATAATCTTGAAGGAAGAATGGAACACGCGCCTGATACCTTATGGTCTTCACCTGTAATTCTTGGACATGATAATCTTGTAGGAAAGATGGAACAAGCATCTGATCACTTGTGGTCTTTACCTGTAATTATTGGAGATGATAATCTTGTAGGAATGATGGGACAAACATCTGATCCCTTGTGGTCTTCACCTGTAATTCTTGGACCTGATAATCTTGAGAACACAGATCTCAGTTTCAGTGATACATTTTCTGAGCAAGAGGAAAATGATAAATCATCACAAAGTGAAGATCACGAAGGACAAGATACAGTATTTTCAGATGATCAACCATTTTCCCGGAAAAAGATAATGTCTACAATTGCTGAGACTCCAGAATATCAATCAGTGTTTACATCTGAGAGAAAGATGCCTCTGGTGACTAAAAGCTGTGATAACATATATTCTGGGCCTTCATGCCATGAATCAGCATTGAAAACCAAAGCAAGGAGCATGTTATGTTTACTTACAGAATATTACTCTACAAAATTACATTCCCTGGAGAATGGGCCACTTGAAGAAGTAGCCAGGGGATGCTTTTTCCGTATTCCAAAGGGCTTTCAGAACATTCGAGAAGGTGTGAGGTTCCAGCTAACTTTAGGGAACTGCCTAGAATTGTTAAAGTTAGCCAGAAAAAACTGTGTTCCTGAACTTCTGAAGGCAGTGTACACCCTGATCAGTGATAACTACTTAAATGTGCTAAAGAACTCCGCTATTTATGGCCAATTAACAGGCTTGGAAAGAGAGAAAATCCTTCAGCTGAGAATGAGAGGAAAATTGTCTCTTTGTTTTATTGAAATAGAAAGCATATTTGGTttgaataaaaatataagccgTTCAGACGTCATGCATTCTGATGAACCCAAAAACCATATTTACTCACTCGATATGGAATCAAACCAATGGAAACGAGTCAGTAATATTCCAGAGGAAGCCTGCCTTAAAGGTTGTAGCATCTGCTCAATGCATAACTATCTATTCATTGCAGGGGGCATCCAAAAGTCAACAAATGGCTCATCATGCTCCAATAAACTGTTTTGTTATAACCCTCTTACTGACATATGGACACAACTCACTCCAATGAACCAGGCAAGGTCCCAGCTGAAGCTTGTCCCACTTGATGGCTACCTTTACGCCATTGGAGGCGAGTGCTTGCACACCATGGAAAGATATGATCCAAGATCAAACAAATGGATCTTTGTAGCCTCTCTCCCAAAAGGATCTTTTGCTGTAGCCCATGAAGCTGTTGCCTGTGGAGGAGAAATATACATATCAGGAGGTCATTTATTTTACAGGTTATTAAAATACATCCCTGTTCGAGATGAATGGGTAGAATGTCCTTTCAATGCAAGTAAGGGACGTTCTTGTGACATGGTGGCTGTTGGCCATATCCTGTATAGATTTGACATGCACAAGGACTCCACCGTCCATATTTTTAAGTATAACACCGCTGCCAAGGTGTGGTCTGAATATACAGCAACGTTTCCAAAAAGCAAGGTTCCCTTTAGATGTGCAGTGTTGGACAGTACCATCTACTGCATAAACAGGGAGACAACAGCACGCTTTTCAATGGAGGAGGAAAAAGCAGTGTTTGAGTCAACTATGTTCAGCCGAGTTCCGACCAAGGGGTTAAGCTTCCCTTGTCCTGTTGTATTGTGCCTTCAAGGATCACTGTCTCAAACCTCTGTATAG